In Saprospiraceae bacterium, the sequence AAATTTAATAGTAAAGATACCATTGTTCTGGCAGTTCCAAGAGGTGGAGTTCCAGTCGGATTTGAAGTAGCAAGACTATTACAGGTTCCATTGGAGCCTATTATGATAAAAAAAATAGGACATCCTGCCAACAAGGAATATGCCATCGGAGCGACTAGCATGGACGAATTTTTTATTGCTAGCCAGGAACATATTCCCAAAGAGTATATTGATGCTGAACTAGTCTTGATAAGAAAAAGGTTGACGGAGATGTATTCAAAATTTATGGGACAAAAGAAGCCAACAAACTTAAAGGGAATGAATGTGATTTTGGTGGATGACGGCATGGCTACGGGGCATACTATGATGGCTACCCTCCATGTAGTGAAAAAAAGCCTCCCTAACCAAATAATTGTCGCCATCCCTGTCGCATCTAATAATGCTGTCAAACTTGTAAAAACCCTGGCCAATGTCGTAGTGTGCATTTATATTCCTGATGAATTTTATGGAGTCGGTTCATTTTATGAAGATTTTGACCAGCTGACAGACAAGGAAGTCATTGGGTTTTTTAACCAATAATGATTTCTATGCTTAATAAACTAAGGTAGATTCATTAATAACTTCAAGAAGTAGTGAACATGAAAAAAATTGTTGCAGTCTTTGATGGTTTGAATTACAATAGCAGCACTGAAAAATTTTTGATTTTTATTGGTGAAATGATATCAGCACACGTGGTTGCAGTTTTTTTGGATGATCCCGAATATCATAGTTATAAAATTTATGAACTCATTGCAGAAGATGGTGTATCAGGAAGGATAAGAAAGGAGCTGGATGTAAGGGATCAGACTTCCAGGTTGACTCAATCCAAGGAGCTGGAAGGTCAATTAAAAGCGCTTAAGCTCCCGTATACCATTCGTCATGACAGTGATAATGCCATCCAGGATGTAGTTCATGAAAGTAATTTTGCTGACTTAATGATCATCTTCAGGCAAGAATCGTTTGTTTCTTTTAAGGAAAAGGTACCATCCCGATTTATAAAAAAAGTTTTAGAAAACATTCATTGTCCTTTGTTACTTGTGCCTTATGATTTTAACCCTTTTAATAAAATAATTTGGCTATATGATGGTCGGCCTTCGTCGATCTATGCATATAAAATGTTTAATTATATTTTTGAAGATTTCTTGAAGCTTAACACCGAAGTGGTCAACATCCACCAAGGTAGTGAGTCTTCCACATTGCCTGATGAAAACCTGCTCAAGGAATATATGAATCGGCATGCACCACAAGCCACTTTTAAATTGATGGGGGGAGATGTTGACTCTGGATTATTGCCTTACTTAAAATCCTTATCTACTGACACATTGATAGTTTTAGGTGCTTTTCAGAGAGGCCGGATATCGAGAATGATTAATACCAGTCTTACAGATTGGATATTGAAGAATTTTGATTTGCCGATATTTATTGCACATCGAGCAGATCCTAATTAGCATTTGAGCTTTGCAGGGATTATAAATGATTAATATCCTGTACTTAATTGATTTGGAGCCCTATAGGCTGATCATAATCATTGAATGACTTGATTATATTCACAAATATTTCTCCTTTTGAATGGCACATTTGTAGTGTGAATAAGCTGGCCACATTTAGTAAATTTTTAGATGAAACGGGTAAAATCGCTTCTTTTGGAGCTCGTTTTTTGACCGAATGGTTTAGGCCAAGATATGAAATCAAAGAATTTTTCAATCAATGTTATATTATTGGCTATAAATCATTCCCTCTGGTGGGTCTTACAGGGTTTATAATGGGACTCGTCCTGACGATGCAGTTGAGGCCTTCTATGATTAGTTATGGCGTTGAATCTCAGATACCGGTCATTGTTGGTATCGCTATAGTCCGGGAGATCGGCCCAATTCTGACTGCCTTGATTTTTGCTGGAAAAATCGGCAGTAGTATTGGAGCTCAGTTAGGCTCTATGAAAGTCACAGAACAAATAGATGCCATGGAGGTAAGTGGTACCAATCCATTCAAGTATCTGGTGGTTACAAGGGTGTTGGCTACGACCTTAATGCTCCCCATACTTGTCTTGCTCAGCGATGCTATATCATTATATGGATCATACCTTGGAGTTAATATTAAAGGAGTGACCAGTTTTAGTCTGTTTTGGAACCAGGTATTTGACAACCTGCTGTTTAGCGATGTATTACCAGCATTCATAAAAACTTTCTTTTTTGGATTTACGGTAGGTCTCATAGGATGCTATAAAGGGTATCATAGTGAGAAAGGCACTGAAGGCGTAGGGCGAAGTGCAAACTCTGCTGTTGTAGTTTCTTCTGTATTAATATTTGTGATTGATTTGCTGGTAGTTCAGTTTACTGATATATTAGGAATAGCTTAATAAAGATTGGATGATTGAGACGAAAGACACAGAACTATTAAAACAAGGATTAAACGATCACCAATTGCCGGTGGTGAGTTTAAAACATATTTATAAATCATTTGGCTCTAATAAAGTGCTACGGGGTTTTAATTTGGATTTAAATAGAGGGGAAAATATAGTAGTACTGGGTAAGTCAGGTTCTGGTAAATCAGTACTCATAAAATGTATCATAGGCCTTTTGATGCCCGATCAAGGGGAGATATTGGTCTTTGGCCGGGATGTGTTGAGCCTCAACCACGAGGAGCTTGATGCGATGCGAGCAAAGATTGGTTTTTTATTTCAAAGCAATGCTTTGTATGACTCACTCACCGTGCGAGAGAACCTTGAATTTCCATTGCGCAGGCATTGGATTAAGCTCACGCAAGCAGAAGTGCTTCAACGTGTGATACATGCCTTAGAAGATGTAGGCCTGACACATACGATTGATATGATGCCTTCCGAATTATCGGGTGGTATGAAGAAAAGAATTGCGCTGGCACGTACTTTAATCTTAAGGCCAGAAATTATTTTATACGATGAGCCCACTTCAGGCTTGGATCCAATCACAGGAAAAGAAATTATTGATCTAATGGTGGAAATAAAAATTAAATACAATACTTCTTCCTTGATTATCTCACACGATATGACTTGTGTCAAAATGGCAAGTGATAGGGTAGCGGTTTTATTAGATGGTCAATGTTATATCTGTGACACCTACGCCCATTTGCAGATGAGTAGTGATCCAAAGGTTAGACAATATTTTGATATTTGATTATGGCAAAGCAATTGACTAATAATATTAAACTGGGTTTGTTTGTCATCCTGGGCCTGGCTTTCCTGGTAGTAATGCTTTATTTCATAGGAAAAAATACAAATATATTTACCCCATCATTTACCCTAAGGACGCATTTTCAGCATATTCAAGGATTGCAGAAAGGGAATAATGTTCGATTTTCTGGTATACAGATTGGCTCCATTAGGTCTATTGATATTCTCAATGATACTGTTATCGAAGTCACCATGTCTATCGACAATGATTTTAAAAATATCATTAAAAAAAATGCATTGGTATCTATTGGTACGGACGGAGTAGTGGGCAACAAAATTGTAAATATCGTCCCGGTTAAAATGCCGGCATCTTTGGTAGTGGACCAGGATCTTCTAGTCTCAAAAAAGCCAATTGATTCCGACGAAATGCTAGTTTATCTGAGCAAAACCAACCGTAATATTGCTGACATAACTGAGAATTTGAAAATCACTTTACAAGCTTTAAATGAAAACCAACGGTTAATGCATTTATTATCATCCGATGAAATTCCGGATCTCGTATCCTCAACGTTGAGAGAATTTAAACAGGCTTCCAGTGAGATTAACTATTCTGCTCATGCTGTGCATCAGATCATAGATAGTGTGCAGTTTGGATCAGGCAATCTGAGTGCTTTAATATATGATACCACTATCTTTGTACAATTACGACAGGCTTCTACCAGCATTAAAGAGTTTGGTGAAAAGACCAATGTGATAGCAAAGGAAGTGGATCAGATAATTAATTCATTGGATCGGGATTTGCAAAAAGGCAATGGCCCAGTTCAAGCTTTGTTGAGAGATAGCGCCTGGGTATCATCGATCAATAGCACGCTGGATAATTTAAACAAAGGGACAGCTTCTTTTGATCAGAATATGGAAGCATTAAAAAGCAATTTTTTGTTTCGGGGGTATTTTAAAAAACAGGCAAGAAAGGAAGCTAAGGAAAATCAAAAAAAATAACCATTTTTTATCCAAAGATTATATGGACTATCTAAATCTATTTCTAAGATATCCGATCACCATCGGCATGACAGAAATAATGATGATGCCCAGTACTACTATTTCAAAATTATTTTTTACCCATGGAAGTCGGCCAAAAAAGAAGCCTGCCAGTGTAACGATAGTAACCCACAAAATAGCTCCGATTATGCAATATTTAATATAACGCATATAGGTCATACTCCCTATGCCTGCTACGAAAGGCGCAAAGGTCCTGACTATAGGTACAAATCGGGCCATGATGATCGTACGCGGCCCATATTTTTCATAAAACTTATGAGTGCGATCAATGTAGTCTTGTTTGATTGTAAATAGGCCAAATAACTTGGCTCCAGCCCCCTTTTTGGCAAGGTATTTTCCAATAAAATAATTTGAATTGTCTCCCAGAAGTGCTGCCAATATCAGTAGTGGTATAATGATCCATACATGCAGCCCATTTTCTGGATTGGCGGCCAAAGCACCTGCTGCAAATAGTAGGGAATCACCTGGTAATAAGGGAGTCACGACCAAACCGGTCTCACAAAAAACTATGAGAAACAAAATGCCATAAACCAAAGTGCCATATTGGCTTATAAAAGTTTCCAGGTGTTGGTCTATGTGCAGTACAAAATCAATAATATTCATATCAGGCAAAGATAGGAAGATTAAGTGCCTGGGCGCTTTAAATAGAAATACACTTCAAATTCATTTCAAATTGACTCAAGGTGATTCAATGATTATTTCTAGCTGAAATTCAAAACGATTGAAATATAAATCGTGACGATGACTTATTTATTTTTTGTCCCTTGAAGCACACTGACACCCTCCGGAAAAGGATTGCCCGAAGCTCGTCGGAAACTCACAACCTGACCCACATGCCATATGGCATCTTCTACCGGCCCATTGATCAGGTTCCAATATGGATATTCGCGTTTGCTGTTGGGGTTTTCAAAAATCATTGGAAAATCATTGAGGTCTGCCTGATCACCTTTTAATATTTCGCTGGCCTCCTGAATATTGAGCAGAGTCTTTTTTCTCATATCTGCAAAACTAAGTTTGGGGGGATTGGGATCGCTGATCGTAGGATGTTTTTTAACAGCGTTGTTTAAGACTGTAGTCAGACCCAAGATATGCTCTAAAGTCTCCAGGGTGGTGCGGGCCTCCTGGCTGGGTTTATAAGATAAATCTGTCTCCGTAAGCCCTTCGGTGGCCCAATAGTAGCGAAAGCCCAGCCCATCAACCATCCTGGCTGCAACATTTGCTGCGGTATAAAAAGTCGGATAGGGTGGTATCTCATGATAGTATGGTTTACCTTGGCCATACATAAAAAGTTGGGCCAACATCAGGACCAAAGTGAATATTTTTTTCATAAACTTTAATGAATATCTCTCAAATTTGAGCAATTAATCCCTATTGGCCTTGCCAAATTGGAAGCAAGTTGGTTCAAGAACGGTTTTTAATTAATTTTTAAGACAAATTTTAGGTAGATCATAGTTGAAAATATTTATTCTTTAGACAGAATCTTTTAGCCATTCCAAAATGACTTCAATGAAAGAACAGAAATATATCACAATTTGCCTTCTGGAAATAGAAGAAAAACTCCATTGGGGCAATAGTTCAGATTGGGCTCAGTATGATTTTGAAAAATTGAGCACTGAAATTGAAATCAAAACAAATACCCTCCTCAGCGTGACTACTTTAAAGCGACTTTGGGGGAAGATAAAGTATGACCATGCGCCTTCGTTAACTACGCTTAATACTTTGGCTCAATATCTGGACTATTCAGATTGGAGGTCTTATAAATTATCCTCTAAACCAATTGAATCGATTCCCTTTCCTCCAAATCACTCCAAACCTGAAGTCGTTTATCAACCCAGGAAGCTGACCGATAATTCTAATCGATGGCAATGGATAGGGCTGGCTTTTATTGTTGTAGTAGTTTGCATTGGTATCATTGCGCTCACAACTAAAGAG encodes:
- a CDS encoding universal stress protein, translating into MKKIVAVFDGLNYNSSTEKFLIFIGEMISAHVVAVFLDDPEYHSYKIYELIAEDGVSGRIRKELDVRDQTSRLTQSKELEGQLKALKLPYTIRHDSDNAIQDVVHESNFADLMIIFRQESFVSFKEKVPSRFIKKVLENIHCPLLLVPYDFNPFNKIIWLYDGRPSSIYAYKMFNYIFEDFLKLNTEVVNIHQGSESSTLPDENLLKEYMNRHAPQATFKLMGGDVDSGLLPYLKSLSTDTLIVLGAFQRGRISRMINTSLTDWILKNFDLPIFIAHRADPN
- a CDS encoding ATP-binding cassette domain-containing protein; this encodes MIETKDTELLKQGLNDHQLPVVSLKHIYKSFGSNKVLRGFNLDLNRGENIVVLGKSGSGKSVLIKCIIGLLMPDQGEILVFGRDVLSLNHEELDAMRAKIGFLFQSNALYDSLTVRENLEFPLRRHWIKLTQAEVLQRVIHALEDVGLTHTIDMMPSELSGGMKKRIALARTLILRPEIILYDEPTSGLDPITGKEIIDLMVEIKIKYNTSSLIISHDMTCVKMASDRVAVLLDGQCYICDTYAHLQMSSDPKVRQYFDI
- a CDS encoding phosphoribosyltransferase, with translation MFKNRKEAGEILAGKLLKFNSKDTIVLAVPRGGVPVGFEVARLLQVPLEPIMIKKIGHPANKEYAIGATSMDEFFIASQEHIPKEYIDAELVLIRKRLTEMYSKFMGQKKPTNLKGMNVILVDDGMATGHTMMATLHVVKKSLPNQIIVAIPVASNNAVKLVKTLANVVVCIYIPDEFYGVGSFYEDFDQLTDKEVIGFFNQ
- a CDS encoding DedA family protein, translating into MNIIDFVLHIDQHLETFISQYGTLVYGILFLIVFCETGLVVTPLLPGDSLLFAAGALAANPENGLHVWIIIPLLILAALLGDNSNYFIGKYLAKKGAGAKLFGLFTIKQDYIDRTHKFYEKYGPRTIIMARFVPIVRTFAPFVAGIGSMTYMRYIKYCIIGAILWVTIVTLAGFFFGRLPWVKNNFEIVVLGIIIISVMPMVIGYLRNRFR
- a CDS encoding ABC transporter permease, whose protein sequence is MNKLATFSKFLDETGKIASFGARFLTEWFRPRYEIKEFFNQCYIIGYKSFPLVGLTGFIMGLVLTMQLRPSMISYGVESQIPVIVGIAIVREIGPILTALIFAGKIGSSIGAQLGSMKVTEQIDAMEVSGTNPFKYLVVTRVLATTLMLPILVLLSDAISLYGSYLGVNIKGVTSFSLFWNQVFDNLLFSDVLPAFIKTFFFGFTVGLIGCYKGYHSEKGTEGVGRSANSAVVVSSVLIFVIDLLVVQFTDILGIA
- a CDS encoding MCE family protein is translated as MAKQLTNNIKLGLFVILGLAFLVVMLYFIGKNTNIFTPSFTLRTHFQHIQGLQKGNNVRFSGIQIGSIRSIDILNDTVIEVTMSIDNDFKNIIKKNALVSIGTDGVVGNKIVNIVPVKMPASLVVDQDLLVSKKPIDSDEMLVYLSKTNRNIADITENLKITLQALNENQRLMHLLSSDEIPDLVSSTLREFKQASSEINYSAHAVHQIIDSVQFGSGNLSALIYDTTIFVQLRQASTSIKEFGEKTNVIAKEVDQIINSLDRDLQKGNGPVQALLRDSAWVSSINSTLDNLNKGTASFDQNMEALKSNFLFRGYFKKQARKEAKENQKK